The genomic interval TTCACTGACCGGTGCATTCAATTCCGGCATACAGCCTCCTTCCTGTTTATAAAAACATATTTTATAAAAATATATAATATACTATTGTAGATTATCATCAAGCCTTGCTCATCAGGAACAAGGACACACAAACAGGAGAAACGCCATGCAGAAAATCATCATCATCGGCGGCGTTGCCGGTGGAGCATCCGCCGCGGTACGCGCACGCCGGCTATCGGAGTCAGCAGAGATTATCCTGCTGGAACGGGGGCCTTACGTCTCCTTTGCCAACTGCGGCTTGCCTTACCACATCGGTGGTGATATCCCAAACCGCCAGTCCCTGTTGCTCAAAACGCCGGCAGACTTCGCCACACGTTTTAATGTCGAGGTTCGAATAGAACAGGAAGTCACGGCGATCGACGCCGCCGCGCAAACACTGAGCATCCACAACTTGCGGGACGGTAACATCTATACCGAAAGTTACGACCGGTTGCTGCTCAGCCCCGGCGCCAACCCGGTCGTCCCGCCACTGCCGGGCATCGACTTGCCGGGTATCTTTACGCTGCGCAACATCACCGATATGGACAGAATTCTGGATCACATTCAGCGCCACACGCCTCAGCACGTTACCGTGGTCGGTGGTGGATTTATCGGGCTGGAAGTCACGGAAGCGCTGGTACAGTTGGGTCTGCGTGTCACCGTGCTTGAACTGGGGTCGCAGGTGATGCCGCCGCTTGATCCTGAAATGGCTGCGCCGCTGCATCAGGTTATCCGTCAACATGGCGTCGATTTACGCCTCGATACCGGGCTGACGGCGATTCATCAGGAAAGCGACAACCAACTCCGGTTATCCCTAAGCGACGGCGCCGAACAGGTGACAGGTATGGTACTGCTGTCAATTGGCGTTAAACCGGATACCCATCTGGCGCAAACAGCCGGGTTGGCGCTCGGCGCCCGGGGCGGTATCGCCGTCAACTCGTTGATGCAAACATCAGATGCGCACATCTATGCGGTTGGGGATGCGGTCGAAACCGCAGAGTGGGTGAGCGGTATACCGGCGCTGTTTCCGCTGGCAGGCCCAGCCAACCGGCAAGGACGGCTGGCGGCTGACAACATGCTCGGCCGCCAGCACCACTACTTACGCACACAGGGCACGGCTATCTGCAAGGTATTCGATCACAGCGCCGGTTGCGTCGGCATGAACGAAAAATCGCTGCAACGTCTGAACCGCGCTTACCAGAAAGTCTATGTCCATGCCGCCGATCACGCGGGTTACTACCCCAGTGCAGAAACGATCTCGCTGAAACTGCTGTTCTCGCCGGACGACGGCGCAATTCTCGGCGCGCAGGCGACAGGTAAAGCAGGCATAGATAAACGCATTGATGTTATCGCCGTCGCCCAGCGGGCCGGGCTGCATGTACGGGATCTGGAAAATCTGGAACTCGCTTACGCGCCGCCATTCAACAGCGCGCGAGATGTCGTCAATCAGGCCGGCATGCTGGCGGCGAACATACTGAACGGCGATACCGCCATCTGCCATGCGGACAGGGTTGATGCCCTTGATCCGGCAACCCAGTGCCTGCTGGATATCCGCACGACGGGTGAACTCGGGAAATTCGGCGAATATCCACACGCACTGCATATCCCACTGGATGAATTGCGCCAGCGTCTGGCGGAACTGCCCAGAGATAAAGAGATCATAATCGGTTGTCAGTCCGGCCTACGCGGACATGTGGCGTATCGAATGCTCAGCCAGCTCGGCTTCCGGGCGAAAAACCTGTCCGGCGGATTCAAAACCTGGCAGGCGGCGTCACCGGCATAATCGCTTATCTGCCGGAGACAGTACGTCATCAGACGGCGTGGGGAGGCTCATCGCGA from Musicola paradisiaca NCPPB 2511 carries:
- a CDS encoding FAD-dependent oxidoreductase; translated protein: MQKIIIIGGVAGGASAAVRARRLSESAEIILLERGPYVSFANCGLPYHIGGDIPNRQSLLLKTPADFATRFNVEVRIEQEVTAIDAAAQTLSIHNLRDGNIYTESYDRLLLSPGANPVVPPLPGIDLPGIFTLRNITDMDRILDHIQRHTPQHVTVVGGGFIGLEVTEALVQLGLRVTVLELGSQVMPPLDPEMAAPLHQVIRQHGVDLRLDTGLTAIHQESDNQLRLSLSDGAEQVTGMVLLSIGVKPDTHLAQTAGLALGARGGIAVNSLMQTSDAHIYAVGDAVETAEWVSGIPALFPLAGPANRQGRLAADNMLGRQHHYLRTQGTAICKVFDHSAGCVGMNEKSLQRLNRAYQKVYVHAADHAGYYPSAETISLKLLFSPDDGAILGAQATGKAGIDKRIDVIAVAQRAGLHVRDLENLELAYAPPFNSARDVVNQAGMLAANILNGDTAICHADRVDALDPATQCLLDIRTTGELGKFGEYPHALHIPLDELRQRLAELPRDKEIIIGCQSGLRGHVAYRMLSQLGFRAKNLSGGFKTWQAASPA